In a genomic window of Saccharothrix sp. HUAS TT1:
- a CDS encoding TetR/AcrR family transcriptional regulator, with translation MPPDAARRSDRSRRAILLAALELVEALGYSRLTIEAVAARAGVGKQTIYRWWPSKGPLLFDAFVEFGPTEADVLPSGVLALDLQRELRGAAEELAERRFDQVCRVLVHESRTDLVTLLLMPRRVALEERLRSAQRLGEVRADVDVPAAVELLLGPVYQRWFLRSAPLTGEHADAVVDLVLRALCP, from the coding sequence ATGCCACCCGACGCGGCGCGGCGCAGCGACCGTTCGAGGCGGGCGATCCTCCTGGCCGCGCTGGAGTTGGTCGAGGCGCTCGGCTACTCCCGGTTGACCATCGAGGCGGTCGCCGCCCGGGCCGGGGTCGGCAAGCAGACGATCTACCGGTGGTGGCCGTCGAAGGGGCCGCTGCTGTTCGACGCGTTCGTGGAGTTCGGCCCGACCGAGGCGGACGTGCTGCCCAGCGGTGTGCTGGCGCTCGACCTCCAGCGCGAGCTGCGGGGCGCGGCGGAGGAGCTGGCCGAGCGGCGGTTCGACCAGGTGTGCCGGGTGCTGGTGCACGAGTCGCGCACGGACCTGGTGACGCTGCTGCTGATGCCGCGCCGGGTGGCGCTGGAGGAGCGGCTGCGGTCGGCCCAGCGGTTGGGCGAGGTGCGGGCCGACGTGGACGTGCCGGCGGCGGTGGAGTTGTTGCTGGGCCCCGTCTACCAGCGCTGGTTCCTGCGCTCGGCGCCGTTGACCGGCGAGCACGCCGACGCGGTGGTGGACCTGGTGCTCCGCGCGCTGTGCCCGTGA
- a CDS encoding response regulator: MSVSVMVVDDHPLWRDGVARDLAERGFEVVATAGDAASAVRIARAVRPDVVLMDLNLGETTGVEATTVITGSLEGTRVLVLSASGEHSDVLEAVKAGASGYLVKSASAEELVEAVNRTAAGDAVFTAGLAGLVLGEYRRMAATPDEDKPQLTERETEVLRLVAKGLTARQIANRLVISHRTVENHVQSTLRKLQLHNRVELARYAIEHGLDVEPEG, translated from the coding sequence ATGAGCGTTTCCGTGATGGTGGTGGACGACCACCCGCTGTGGCGCGACGGTGTCGCGCGCGACCTGGCCGAACGCGGCTTCGAGGTGGTCGCGACCGCCGGCGACGCCGCGTCGGCGGTGCGGATCGCCCGCGCGGTGCGGCCGGACGTGGTGCTGATGGACCTCAACCTGGGCGAGACGACGGGGGTGGAGGCGACCACGGTGATCACCGGGTCGCTGGAGGGGACCAGGGTGCTGGTGCTGTCGGCCAGCGGCGAGCACAGCGACGTGCTGGAGGCGGTGAAGGCGGGCGCGTCCGGCTACCTGGTGAAGTCGGCCTCGGCCGAGGAGCTGGTGGAGGCGGTCAACCGGACCGCGGCGGGCGACGCGGTGTTCACCGCGGGCCTGGCCGGGCTGGTGCTCGGCGAGTACCGGCGGATGGCCGCCACGCCGGACGAGGACAAGCCGCAGCTCACCGAGCGGGAGACCGAGGTGCTGCGGCTGGTGGCCAAGGGGCTGACGGCGCGGCAGATCGCGAACCGGCTGGTCATCTCGCACCGCACGGTGGAGAACCACGTGCAGTCCACGTTGCGCAAGCTGCAGCTGCACAACCGCGTCGAGCTGGCGCGGTACGCGATCGAGCACGGGCTCGACGTCGAACCGGAGGGCTGA
- the macS gene encoding MacS family sensor histidine kinase has product MRTKPSDRGTSVLEDPVAHLWRGTVALRVVTFLFALGNAVVNHGGYERPWLAWAVIAAMALWSVFTIQAYSREDGRRPWVVVADLVVACGLMSLSPLIMTDAQFLYDVPLITTIWACGPAVAAGALGGQVAGAAAGFAVGLSTYLNRVELTVDLVRDVVLLTGAGFVVGMASTTARRSAVRLAQALRTEAATAERERLARSIHDGVLQVLARVRKRGLELGGEAAELAELAGEQEVALRSLVAAAPTESTPGGDADLRPALQLLASSRFQVSTPATRVMLPASTVSELTAVVREALSNVDKHAGGEARGWVLLEDLGEEVVLSVRDDGPGIPEGRLASAEAEGRMGVAQSIRGRVEALRGTLELQTGPGEGTEWEVRVFR; this is encoded by the coding sequence GTGCGCACAAAGCCATCCGACCGGGGGACGTCGGTGCTGGAGGACCCGGTCGCCCACCTCTGGCGCGGAACCGTCGCGCTGCGCGTGGTGACGTTCCTGTTCGCCCTCGGCAACGCGGTCGTCAACCACGGCGGGTACGAGCGGCCCTGGCTGGCGTGGGCGGTGATCGCGGCGATGGCGCTGTGGTCGGTGTTCACCATCCAGGCGTACAGCCGGGAGGACGGGCGGCGGCCGTGGGTCGTGGTGGCCGACCTGGTGGTGGCGTGCGGCCTGATGTCCCTCTCGCCGCTGATCATGACGGACGCCCAGTTCCTGTACGACGTCCCGCTGATCACCACCATCTGGGCGTGCGGGCCGGCGGTGGCGGCGGGCGCGCTCGGCGGTCAGGTCGCGGGCGCGGCGGCCGGGTTCGCCGTCGGGCTGAGCACCTACCTCAACCGCGTCGAGCTGACCGTGGACCTGGTGCGCGACGTGGTCCTGCTGACCGGCGCGGGCTTCGTGGTCGGCATGGCGTCGACCACCGCGCGCCGCTCGGCGGTGCGGCTGGCGCAGGCGTTGCGGACCGAGGCGGCCACGGCGGAGCGGGAGCGGCTGGCGCGCTCGATCCACGACGGCGTGCTCCAGGTGCTGGCCAGGGTGCGCAAGCGCGGCCTGGAGCTGGGCGGCGAGGCGGCCGAGCTGGCCGAGCTGGCCGGTGAGCAGGAGGTCGCGCTGCGGTCGCTGGTGGCCGCCGCGCCCACCGAGTCCACCCCGGGCGGTGACGCGGACCTGCGGCCGGCGCTGCAGCTGCTCGCGTCGTCCCGGTTCCAGGTGTCCACCCCGGCCACCAGGGTGATGCTGCCCGCCTCGACGGTGTCCGAGCTGACCGCCGTGGTGCGCGAGGCGCTGTCCAACGTGGACAAGCACGCGGGCGGCGAGGCGCGGGGTTGGGTGCTGCTCGAAGACCTCGGCGAGGAGGTCGTGCTCAGCGTCCGCGACGACGGTCCGGGCATCCCCGAGGGCAGGCTGGCCTCCGCCGAGGCCGAGGGCCGGATGGGGGTGGCCCAGTCCATCCGGGGCCGGGTCGAGGCGCTGCGTGGGACGCTTGAGCTGCAAACGGGGCCGGGGGAGGGCACCGAGTGGGAGGTTCGAGTCTTCAGATGA
- a CDS encoding SDR family oxidoreductase: MHCLVTGATGYLGGRLVPRLVAAGHRVRCLVRDPGKLRDVPWVDRVEVVRGDVLDPATLGAAMRDVDVVHYLVHSLGDPDFTDADRRAAENTARAAEDAGVQRIVYLGGLHPPGVPLSPHLASRKEVGDVFLRGSVPAVVLQAAVIIGSGSASFEMLRYLTERLPVMVAPRWVRNRVQPIAVRDVLRYLVDAVRLPPDVNRAFDIGGPDVLTYLEMMLRYARVAGLRPRRVLPVPLLTPHLSAHWVNLVTPVPRSIAAPLIESLVHEVVCREHDVRELLPGENTGYDRAVGLALAKVRDADVETRWSGASVPGAPADPLPTDPDWSGGSSYVDVRERRTAATPDRLWQVVEGIGGEHGWYSFPLLWAVRGWLDRLVGGVGLRRGRRDPRRLQVGEALDFWRVEEIDRGRLLRLRAEMRVPGLAWLELRVAAEDGGGSTYRQRAVFVPRGLAGHVYWWLVWPFHGLVFGGMARNIACEAELTSEFRKS; the protein is encoded by the coding sequence GTGCACTGCCTCGTCACCGGAGCGACCGGCTACCTCGGCGGACGGCTCGTGCCCCGGCTGGTCGCGGCGGGCCACCGGGTCAGGTGCCTGGTCCGCGACCCCGGCAAGCTGCGCGACGTGCCGTGGGTCGACCGGGTCGAGGTGGTCCGCGGCGACGTGCTCGACCCGGCGACGCTGGGCGCGGCGATGCGCGACGTCGACGTCGTGCACTACCTGGTCCACTCGCTGGGCGACCCGGACTTCACCGACGCGGACCGCCGCGCGGCCGAGAACACCGCCCGCGCCGCGGAGGACGCGGGCGTGCAGCGGATCGTCTACCTGGGCGGGCTGCACCCGCCCGGTGTGCCGCTGTCGCCCCACCTGGCCTCGCGCAAGGAGGTCGGCGACGTGTTCCTGCGCGGCTCGGTGCCCGCGGTGGTGCTGCAGGCGGCGGTGATCATCGGGTCCGGGTCGGCCAGCTTCGAGATGCTGCGCTACCTGACCGAGCGGCTGCCGGTCATGGTCGCGCCGCGCTGGGTGCGCAACCGCGTCCAGCCGATCGCCGTGCGGGACGTGCTGCGCTACCTGGTCGACGCGGTGCGGCTGCCCCCCGACGTGAACCGCGCGTTCGACATCGGCGGGCCGGACGTGCTGACCTACCTGGAGATGATGCTCCGGTACGCGCGGGTGGCCGGGCTGCGGCCGCGGCGCGTGCTGCCGGTGCCGCTGCTGACCCCGCACCTGTCCGCGCACTGGGTCAACCTGGTCACGCCCGTGCCGCGCTCGATCGCCGCGCCGCTGATCGAGTCGCTGGTGCACGAGGTGGTGTGCCGGGAGCACGACGTCCGGGAGCTGCTGCCGGGCGAGAACACCGGCTACGACCGGGCGGTCGGGCTGGCGCTGGCGAAGGTCCGCGACGCCGACGTGGAGACCCGCTGGTCCGGCGCGTCGGTGCCGGGCGCGCCCGCCGACCCGCTGCCCACCGACCCGGACTGGTCCGGCGGCTCGTCCTACGTGGACGTCCGGGAGCGGCGGACCGCGGCCACGCCGGACCGGCTGTGGCAGGTCGTGGAGGGCATCGGCGGTGAGCACGGCTGGTACTCGTTCCCGCTGCTCTGGGCGGTGCGCGGGTGGCTGGACCGGCTGGTCGGCGGGGTCGGCCTGCGCCGCGGGCGGCGCGACCCGAGGCGGTTGCAGGTCGGCGAGGCGCTGGACTTCTGGCGAGTGGAGGAGATCGACCGGGGCCGGCTGCTGCGGTTGCGCGCGGAGATGCGGGTTCCCGGACTGGCGTGGTTGGAGCTGCGGGTCGCGGCGGAGGACGGCGGCGGGTCGACCTACCGGCAGCGGGCGGTGTTCGTGCCGCGCGGGTTGGCCGGGCACGTCTACTGGTGGCTGGTCTGGCCGTTCCACGGGCTGGTGTTCGGCGGCATGGCGCGCAACATCGCCTGTGAAGCTGAACTTACGAGTGAATTCAGAAAGTCCTGA
- a CDS encoding beta strand repeat-containing protein encodes MQTWAKRGLQTALVTGGLLMLGTGIASAQENVNPDAKPNPLDAKVRVPVDVDHNNLGTLAGNHDLPAIHQEIATPSAADMPVRDLDVPANPLVRTAQERLTGVDTTGVSRGNTADADVVVPVSACGNAIAATGDAYSEGLCTQSATSAGDIRTDGSYGPLAGNVAHGAAAISPQVNGNAVAALANAETRTTSEQSALAGDNIRTSGQDGSLSGNIAAVQGALPAQVTNNAVAAGGNSYSEARSSNDAEASGSLTTTGNRSTGGGNVVGAPLAPVVAVTGNGVGAVGNADAVTENRASSVAGGHRAGRDEGPTWMDTATSGNDGTVAGNVVQPALAGPISAGDNTLAGVGNARVDNSMAHDAEAGGDSYTAGQDAVLSGNYADTPIALPVSGAGNATSGLGNTSARHTNAASAVAGGDTYTNGDRSVLSANSANLPPAGAADVCGNGLTGGGIAEADCGNAVTADAGGYNGTTGNDAVGSGNVGQVPVGLPAEAFGNGVGAAGTPTGRATEDKVINSGRVATSVDDNGTVSSNVVSAPTALGGQVFGNSGGVVANPTSETDSDTRIDLGNPPHANGKHGSASGNIVHVPTSNPAQVFGDSVVGVGNGSSRTDSKLDSKSGGTATTTGDEGSLSGNVLSLPQASSPQVFGSAVGAGSNVESESRNQFGSHSGGDVQTSGDDASFSGNGIGAQPAVPLQVFGDAVTAAGNGQSQTDNKTGLVAGGEHLTSAEDGSWSGNLLTAPAGVTPSVHGDAVTVGGLADAATASRSQSQSGGVTTTSGRGAVSAHDFEAPTEAFARVFGIPLDVVGTATANAHDRNDVRTGDDQGDDQRATDATRGIQLPAGIDSLLRVTELPSWGILRQLPAHRAPLSTPGLDELRGTPIQRVLPDAPKPDLPDAPDVDLPDMPDVNLPDMPKPELPKPDAPRLDAPRTLLPKAELPTEQLPVVPAVTALPYVSDQLPRFGGLGQVRQAKQAKHGLPEVADVARTAATALSAVPGMYRSVRHGDEERSFGGTLPVAGDLDATQVIPAVDGLPVAGVPAGGRHLSSLPIASPAPLPFVVPVPGVAQPRTDVPMVPPLSLSGLNVNPVQGDVGPTRFAEGAPALADMDARSMFNALETTTVMPRI; translated from the coding sequence ATGCAAACCTGGGCCAAGCGCGGTCTCCAGACCGCACTTGTCACGGGTGGTTTGCTGATGCTCGGCACGGGCATCGCTTCAGCCCAGGAGAACGTCAACCCCGACGCGAAACCGAACCCGCTCGACGCGAAGGTCCGCGTTCCGGTCGACGTCGACCACAACAACCTGGGCACCCTGGCGGGCAACCACGACCTGCCCGCGATCCACCAGGAGATCGCCACGCCGAGCGCGGCGGACATGCCGGTCCGCGACCTCGACGTCCCGGCCAACCCGCTGGTCCGCACCGCGCAGGAGCGGCTGACCGGTGTGGACACCACGGGCGTGTCCCGCGGCAACACCGCCGACGCCGACGTGGTCGTGCCGGTCAGCGCCTGCGGCAACGCGATCGCCGCGACCGGCGACGCCTACAGCGAGGGCCTGTGCACGCAGTCGGCCACCAGCGCCGGCGACATCAGGACCGACGGCTCGTACGGCCCCCTGGCGGGCAACGTGGCGCACGGCGCCGCCGCGATCTCGCCCCAGGTCAACGGCAACGCGGTCGCCGCGCTGGCCAACGCCGAGACCCGCACCACCTCCGAGCAGAGCGCGCTCGCGGGCGACAACATCAGGACCTCGGGCCAGGACGGCTCGCTGTCCGGCAACATCGCCGCCGTGCAGGGCGCGCTGCCCGCGCAGGTGACCAACAACGCGGTCGCCGCGGGCGGCAACTCCTACAGCGAGGCCAGGTCGTCCAACGACGCCGAGGCGTCCGGTTCGCTGACCACCACCGGCAACCGCAGCACCGGCGGTGGCAACGTCGTCGGCGCGCCCCTCGCCCCGGTCGTCGCGGTCACCGGCAACGGCGTCGGCGCGGTGGGCAACGCGGACGCGGTCACCGAGAACCGGGCCTCCTCGGTCGCGGGCGGCCACCGCGCCGGCCGTGACGAGGGCCCGACGTGGATGGACACCGCCACCTCCGGCAACGACGGCACGGTCGCGGGCAACGTGGTCCAGCCCGCGCTGGCCGGTCCGATCTCGGCCGGCGACAACACGCTGGCGGGCGTCGGCAACGCGCGGGTCGACAACTCGATGGCCCACGACGCCGAAGCCGGCGGCGACAGCTACACCGCGGGCCAGGACGCCGTGCTGTCCGGCAACTACGCCGACACCCCGATCGCGCTGCCGGTCTCCGGCGCGGGCAACGCGACGTCCGGCCTGGGCAACACCAGCGCCCGGCACACCAACGCGGCCTCCGCGGTCGCGGGCGGCGACACCTACACCAACGGCGACCGGTCCGTGCTGTCGGCGAACTCGGCGAACCTGCCGCCCGCCGGCGCGGCCGACGTCTGCGGCAACGGCCTGACCGGCGGCGGCATCGCCGAGGCGGACTGCGGCAACGCGGTCACCGCGGACGCCGGCGGCTACAACGGCACGACCGGCAACGACGCGGTCGGCTCGGGCAACGTCGGCCAGGTGCCGGTGGGCCTGCCCGCCGAGGCGTTCGGCAACGGCGTCGGCGCGGCGGGCACCCCCACCGGCCGGGCCACCGAGGACAAGGTCATCAACTCGGGCCGGGTCGCGACCAGCGTCGACGACAACGGCACGGTGTCCAGCAACGTGGTGTCCGCCCCGACCGCCCTCGGCGGCCAGGTGTTCGGCAACTCGGGCGGCGTGGTCGCCAACCCGACGTCCGAGACCGACAGCGACACCCGAATCGACCTCGGCAACCCGCCGCACGCCAACGGCAAGCACGGTTCCGCGTCGGGCAACATCGTGCACGTGCCCACCTCGAACCCGGCCCAGGTGTTCGGCGACTCCGTGGTCGGCGTCGGCAACGGCTCGTCGCGGACCGACAGCAAGCTGGACTCCAAGTCCGGCGGCACGGCCACCACCACCGGTGACGAGGGCTCGCTCTCGGGCAACGTGCTCTCGCTGCCCCAGGCGTCCTCGCCGCAGGTGTTCGGCAGCGCGGTCGGCGCGGGCAGCAACGTCGAGTCGGAGAGCCGCAACCAGTTCGGCTCGCACTCCGGCGGCGACGTGCAGACCTCCGGCGACGACGCCTCGTTCTCCGGCAACGGCATCGGCGCGCAGCCGGCGGTCCCGCTGCAGGTGTTCGGCGACGCCGTCACCGCCGCGGGCAACGGCCAGTCGCAGACCGACAACAAGACCGGCCTGGTCGCCGGTGGCGAGCACCTGACCTCGGCCGAGGACGGCTCCTGGTCGGGCAACCTGCTCACCGCGCCCGCGGGCGTCACCCCGTCGGTGCACGGCGACGCCGTGACCGTCGGCGGCCTCGCGGACGCCGCGACCGCCAGCCGGTCGCAGAGCCAGTCCGGCGGCGTCACCACCACCTCCGGTCGGGGCGCGGTCTCCGCGCACGACTTCGAGGCGCCCACCGAGGCGTTCGCCCGGGTGTTCGGCATCCCGCTGGACGTGGTCGGCACCGCCACCGCGAACGCGCACGACCGCAACGACGTGCGGACCGGCGACGACCAGGGCGATGACCAGCGGGCCACCGACGCGACCAGGGGCATCCAGCTCCCGGCCGGGATCGACAGCCTGCTGCGGGTCACCGAGCTGCCGAGCTGGGGCATCCTGCGCCAGCTGCCGGCGCACCGCGCGCCGCTGAGCACGCCCGGCCTCGACGAGCTGCGCGGCACGCCGATCCAGCGCGTGCTGCCCGACGCGCCGAAGCCGGACCTGCCGGACGCGCCCGACGTCGACCTGCCGGACATGCCGGACGTGAACCTGCCCGACATGCCGAAGCCCGAGCTGCCCAAGCCGGACGCGCCGCGCCTCGACGCGCCGCGGACGCTGCTGCCGAAGGCCGAGCTGCCGACCGAGCAGCTGCCGGTCGTGCCCGCCGTGACCGCGCTGCCCTACGTCAGCGACCAGCTGCCGCGCTTCGGCGGCCTGGGCCAGGTCCGCCAGGCCAAGCAGGCCAAGCACGGCCTGCCCGAGGTCGCCGACGTGGCCCGCACCGCCGCCACCGCGCTGTCCGCGGTGCCCGGCATGTACCGCTCGGTGCGGCACGGCGACGAGGAGCGCTCGTTCGGCGGCACCCTGCCGGTGGCCGGCGACCTCGACGCCACCCAGGTGATCCCGGCCGTGGACGGCCTGCCGGTGGCCGGCGTGCCCGCCGGTGGCCGTCACCTGTCGTCGCTGCCCATCGCCTCCCCGGCGCCGCTGCCGTTCGTGGTGCCGGTCCCCGGTGTGGCGCAGCCGCGCACCGACGTGCCGATGGTGCCGCCGCTGTCGCTGAGCGGTCTGAACGTCAACCCGGTGCAGGGTGACGTCGGCCCGACCCGGTTCGCCGAGGGCGCTCCCGCGCTGGCCGACATGGACGCGCGCAGCATGTTCAACGCGCTGGAGACCACCACCGTGATGCCGCGCATCTGA
- a CDS encoding AI-2E family transporter — MGTERKIADNVPGLLRVSAALSWRFVAVVAALYVVFHVVGFLATIVIPTGIALLLAALLSPAVSQLTRAGIPRGLATGVVLVGGIAVVGGVLTFVINEFSKGLPQLQQQVGASLEQIRDWLRDGPLHLSDVQLQQYLDEIVKTIQDNQADITSGALTTAATLGEILTGLILALFTLIFFLHDGDGIWRFLVRIVPRDVRDRADVAGRRGFASLVSYVRATALVAVVDAVGVGIGLWIVDVPLVVPLSALVFLGAFIPIVGAVITGAVAVLVALVAVSPVAALVVLAILIGVMQLESHVLQPLLLGRAVKLHPLAVVLAITTGLVVSGIAGALLAVPLLAVLNSGIRSLLSQSDKGVEPARVDVLEPQESGPVDTGGDRVEDVDDTEEPTADHSGRQ, encoded by the coding sequence ATGGGGACGGAACGGAAGATCGCTGACAACGTGCCGGGGTTGCTGCGCGTGTCGGCGGCGCTGAGCTGGCGGTTCGTGGCCGTCGTGGCCGCTCTTTACGTGGTGTTCCACGTGGTCGGGTTCCTGGCCACCATCGTCATCCCGACCGGGATCGCCCTGCTGCTGGCCGCGCTGCTGTCGCCCGCGGTGTCCCAGCTGACCAGGGCGGGCATCCCGCGCGGGCTGGCCACCGGCGTGGTGCTGGTCGGCGGCATCGCGGTCGTCGGCGGCGTGCTGACGTTCGTCATCAACGAGTTCTCCAAGGGCCTGCCGCAGCTCCAGCAGCAGGTCGGGGCGAGCCTGGAGCAGATCCGGGACTGGCTGCGCGACGGACCGCTGCACCTGAGCGACGTCCAGCTCCAGCAGTACCTGGACGAGATCGTGAAGACCATCCAGGACAACCAGGCCGACATCACGTCGGGCGCGCTGACCACGGCGGCGACCCTGGGCGAGATCCTGACCGGGCTGATCCTGGCGCTGTTCACGCTCATCTTCTTCCTGCACGACGGCGACGGGATCTGGCGGTTCCTGGTCCGGATCGTGCCGCGCGACGTGCGCGACCGGGCGGACGTGGCCGGGCGGCGCGGGTTCGCCTCGCTCGTGTCGTACGTGCGGGCCACCGCGCTGGTGGCGGTGGTGGACGCGGTCGGCGTCGGCATCGGCCTGTGGATCGTGGACGTGCCGCTGGTCGTGCCGCTGTCGGCGCTGGTGTTCCTCGGCGCGTTCATCCCGATCGTCGGCGCGGTGATCACCGGCGCGGTGGCGGTGCTGGTGGCGCTGGTGGCGGTGAGCCCGGTGGCGGCGCTGGTCGTGCTGGCCATCCTGATCGGCGTGATGCAGCTGGAGAGCCACGTGCTCCAGCCGCTGCTGCTGGGCCGCGCGGTGAAGCTGCACCCGCTGGCCGTGGTGCTGGCGATCACCACCGGGTTGGTGGTCAGCGGCATCGCGGGCGCGCTGCTGGCGGTGCCGCTGCTGGCGGTGCTGAACTCCGGGATCAGGTCGCTGCTGTCGCAGTCGGACAAGGGTGTGGAGCCGGCCCGGGTCGACGTGCTGGAGCCGCAGGAGAGCGGGCCGGTGGACACCGGCGGCGACCGCGTCGAGGACGTGGACGACACCGAGGAGCCGACCGCGGACCACAGCGGGCGGCAGTAG
- a CDS encoding DUF1707 domain-containing protein → MTDPRDFRVSDAEREHVVGLLQKAIGRGLITLDEFTERTDTALAARTRGQLNAVLLDLPGMVHDEQVLAAAQDRQELRSTMSTVNRKGNWTVPRQLVVRNRMGTTDLDFREASIPHAVVDIELDVTAGSVKLLLPDGATVNAEGVELAASNLKDKVGTGLNGRPHFVVRGQVRAGNVEIKKKKPRWFRHA, encoded by the coding sequence ATGACCGACCCCAGGGACTTCCGGGTGTCCGACGCGGAGCGCGAGCACGTCGTCGGGCTGCTGCAGAAGGCGATCGGCCGCGGGTTGATCACGCTGGACGAGTTCACCGAGCGGACCGACACCGCCCTGGCCGCGCGCACCCGGGGCCAGTTGAACGCGGTGCTGCTGGACCTGCCGGGCATGGTGCACGACGAGCAGGTCCTGGCCGCCGCGCAGGACCGCCAGGAGCTCAGGTCGACCATGTCGACGGTCAACCGCAAGGGCAACTGGACGGTGCCGCGGCAGCTGGTCGTGCGCAACCGGATGGGCACGACGGACCTGGACTTCCGCGAGGCGTCCATCCCGCACGCGGTGGTGGACATCGAGCTGGACGTGACCGCGGGCTCGGTGAAGCTGCTGCTGCCGGACGGCGCCACGGTCAACGCCGAGGGGGTCGAGCTGGCCGCGAGCAACCTGAAGGACAAGGTCGGCACGGGGCTGAACGGCCGCCCGCACTTCGTCGTGCGCGGTCAGGTGCGCGCGGGCAACGTGGAGATCAAGAAGAAGAAGCCCCGCTGGTTCCGGCACGCGTGA
- a CDS encoding exonuclease domain-containing protein: protein MGYAVVDVETTGFAARGSDRVVEVAVIGLDDAGRVTDEWCTLLNPGRDLGPQHVHRIRAADVWHAPTFAQAAGALAARLADRVAVAHNLSFDARFLTAEFARIGVDLPVTGLCTMRLADRYLPHRVGRSLRACCEAAGVVLDSAHSALHDARATARLFAHYLGFGAPEADPLPRVPLADDVVEVRRGVAAPESQRPRLVTLVRGDRVVFTGQMGAPREVWVDRAASAGLVSQGYVTRQTRLVVAADPFTLSTKARRARAYRVPIVSEEDFAGMLDRLGR, encoded by the coding sequence ATGGGGTACGCCGTGGTCGACGTGGAGACGACCGGGTTCGCCGCGCGCGGTTCCGACCGGGTGGTCGAGGTGGCCGTCATCGGGTTGGACGACGCGGGCCGGGTGACCGACGAGTGGTGCACCCTGCTGAACCCCGGCCGCGACCTCGGACCGCAGCACGTGCACCGGATCAGGGCGGCCGACGTGTGGCACGCGCCGACGTTCGCGCAGGCCGCGGGCGCGCTGGCGGCGCGGCTGGCCGACCGGGTCGCCGTCGCCCACAACCTGTCGTTCGACGCCCGGTTCCTGACCGCCGAGTTCGCCCGGATCGGGGTGGACCTGCCGGTGACCGGGCTGTGCACGATGCGGCTCGCCGACCGGTACCTGCCGCACCGGGTCGGGCGGTCGCTGCGGGCGTGCTGCGAGGCGGCCGGGGTGGTGCTGGACTCGGCGCACTCCGCGTTGCACGACGCCCGCGCCACGGCCCGGTTGTTCGCCCACTACCTGGGGTTCGGCGCGCCGGAGGCCGACCCGCTGCCGCGGGTGCCGCTGGCCGACGACGTGGTCGAGGTGCGCCGGGGCGTCGCCGCGCCGGAGTCGCAGCGGCCCCGGTTGGTCACCCTCGTGCGCGGTGACCGGGTGGTGTTCACCGGGCAGATGGGCGCGCCGCGCGAGGTCTGGGTCGACCGGGCCGCGTCGGCGGGCCTGGTCAGCCAGGGGTACGTCACCAGGCAGACCCGCCTGGTCGTCGCCGCCGACCCGTTCACGCTGTCGACCAAGGCGCGGCGGGCGCGGGCGTACCGGGTGCCGATCGTGTCCGAAGAGGACTTCGCCGGGATGCTCGACCGGCTGGGCCGCTGA